CGCTTGTTCATGAAACAAGATTGAATTTCAGAGATCTTTTCCTTGTTAGTTCAAACTCAGTTGTGAGTGATACATTTGTACAGAGGAAAAGATGTcagaatgaatttattttattggcAGTTTTACTCTGTACTTCCAACAGAAAGCTCAGCTGGTTAGGATTGTTTCTGAGCACGTTTCTCCTCTGTGGGTGTTTTTGTATATCTGGTTTAAGGTTTCCAAAGTTGCGAGTTCTCCTAATTTCTGGGAATTAATGAAGTTTGACAATTATCATGGAAATTTTAAAGTAGTGGCCACAGAGTAAAGTTATTATCAACTTGTCACGTGCAAAAGAGCTTGTGGTGGTTTTAAACATGTGAGAGCTTTCGCTTAAACTGGGGAGAAGATGCTGCGTGCTTCCCACTTCtcagtgctttgtttgttgCCTCCTGGAGAAGAGAGTGCTAAGAGCCGTTTGCTCTGAGTGTGACTTGAATGCAGTTCTCTGAGGAGGCAGCTTAAATAAAGGAGTGACTGCCAAGAAGTGTGCAGAATCCTGGGCTGGGTTGTTGTCTGCTTTCTCTTAAGTCTGAACTTGGCTTGGAGCGTGTAGGATGTGTGAATCATCCTGTTCAGCCTGACAAAATAGTTCTTGTTCTTCTCCAATATTCAGAGCTACAGAAGTGGCGGTCACCAGAGTACTATGAGAACAACGTGCACAAGATGCAGCTGCCCTTCTCTAACAAACTCCTGGGGAGCACTCTGAcatcagaggaaaagcaggagaggCGGCAGCAGCAGTTGCGTAGACTTCAAGAACTCAATGCACGTCGGAGAGAAGAGAAGCTGCACCTTGACCAGGAGAGGCTGGACAGGCTGCTGTATGTACAGGTAATCATGGCAGGTTCTTTTTCCCAAGTCTTTTAGGACTTAATTGATGCAGGAGATGCCTACGAGTTCTGAATAGTACTTTTCTGTGAGGTATTTTGAGTCTCCCATAATGAGAGCAGTGTATACATACATAGCTAGTGCATGCTTGATTCACCTTATAACATCCGTCACAGCCAGCTCTGATTTGTCTGCAGGAACTTCTGGAAGATGGTCAAATGGATCAATTTCACAAAGCTTTAGTGGAGCTGAACATGGACTCTGCAGAGGAACTTCAGTCTTACATCAACAAATTGAGCCTGGCCATTGAACAAACGAAACAAAAAATCCTACAGGCAGAAGTCAATATTGAAGTGGATGTTGTGGACAGCAAACCAGAGGTATGTTTCCTCCAAGTTAATCTGATTCTAATCTCTGTGAGAGTTAAGTTTCTGTCTTAAAACGTTCCCTGTGTGTAAATATCTGTATTATTGATGGGTTAAGGTTTTCCTTTAACATGCTCATTGCTGATTTGACAACTGCTTGTCATTGGCAGCTTTCCTTATTCAGTTACAGAAGTTTAGAGTTATGATTGTTTAAGAGTATGCCTGAAATTAGTAACCCTTCTTGCACTGTGCTCTGGGATGTATCTTACTGTTTGATTTCTTACAATTCTAAGCATAATCTCTAGGCCTGCTGGTTAGAGTACATAATTGTATAAAGGCAGTAAGCTTCCTCAAAAACTTCAACTgaggataaaagaaaacagcctgaaaaGGTAAATCACTGCTTCCATTTGTACTTATTCCTGGCAGCATATGCAAGCCAGCATCCTTGGTTGAAGGGTAGCTTGTTTATAGGGTTGTAAATGTAGAAGGTAACACAGTGATCTTGGTCGTGCTGCAAACTCCGTCTTCCTTTACTTTTGCATTACTTTTGCTGAAATCTATAATGAGTCAggtctgcttctttctttttaagagaaCTGATGACATTGAATTGTAAGTACTTAAAACTCAAGTTGTTGTATGGTTGTCTGATCCACCACTACTTAAATACTTTTAACCTATCATTAAAAGTAAGCTTCTTTTGAAAATGGTTATTTGCCTTTGTGTTCTTTGCTTTCAAATGCAGAGAACTTTACTGTAAACAACCAaccctttgcttttattttgggTACGGTTTTGGTGCAATCAAGCAGcatgctttgttctttttactCATCTATGAAAGATTTAGTGCTAGGCTTGGTTGTTGGAGTCTTCTCTGAGAAGGGAAAGTTATTAGTCTGCTTTGCTAGACTAACACAGGCCCAGCACATACCAGCTGCTTCTAAGAGATGGTCCAAATCTATTcctatgtttgcttttaattgccTTGCAAGTCACAGAAGATCATTTTTAGTTTTATCTGTCTTTGCTCAGGAAAAGGtagggaagaaaatagaaggatGAAGTACAGAGGACAGTGGTGCTGGAAATAACAATTCTCATGTTTCATATAGAACTTGAGACACAGCCAGAAGCCAGTGAGATGGTTCTTCTGGGTTCTATCCTTATCAGAGAAGTTTATGTAAGAATCAGAATGACTGCATGTGAGCAAAATGGGGTTAGATTGTGGATTTTACCAACATTCCAGAAAGTGATAGCTGAATGCCTATGGGCTCCTTGTAATTCTGCCAGGTGGTTGTGCCGAGGTTCCAGCATGTCTGTTTTGGATCACGCACTCCTCTTGTTTACAAGGTGTAGTCTCAGATGTTGGAATGAATTGGCAAGCCTTTTTGTTTGGTCTGGGCTTTGCGAGAAAGCTTACAGTTACCAGTGAATCCATTTGTGAAGGTAGACCATCTCTGTGACTGTGTGAAGGAGCTAAAAGCTAATTATGTTGTGCTAGGATCTGTGCCAGCTCTTCTGCtctattctgcttttctgttgttgtgattttgttttgctttttagaaGCCAAAAAATGTTGGAGATAACATCAGGTGACTTCCATTAGTTTGCTTTAACAATGGGCACGTCTTCATTTTGGAGTAGTTGCCTGTCTTTTAAATGAGATAAATGAGAAGCTTCGGAAGGTTTAAATGTTCCAGCTTTATTTTGTCCTGCTATTGCTTGCAAAATATCATGACAAATACTTACATTTGTAAAAGAACAACAAGGCAAAACCAGATCTTTGGAGACAAAATTAGAAATCTACATCATTGTTATGAAGGAATAAATGAGATAATTAAATAATTGCTCCTAATTCACCATGGTGTTCTGTAATCTGGAGTGATGATTTTCATTAGGAAGGAGCTTTGGGAGCAGCTTTCTGTCTGTGTAAAATGCAGCGAGGCTTTTTATATCCCATGTGCAAACGCTAAGCAGTTACAAGTAGGCAACTGTCAAAAACTGCTAGCGTTTTAGcttgcaaatatttgttttccagtcCCACACAAGCAAAGCAGGGAATTAAATGGTAATTATAGAACAGTTAGAGGTGCTGGGAGAGCACCAAGTTTCATCCAActtaaaaagctattttaataaGCTTTAATATGTTATTATGCCAGCAGGGTCTTGGCATTCAACCTGTTGACTAAGGCTTTTAATTTCTGAGCTGGCTTCaaggtaataataataattatgaaGTCTGAAAAtgcttgatttttattctttgagtGAATGTATTTTTCTACTCCTGTTTTCTGGGCTGTCATCATTCtgatttttgtcttcagtgCTGAAGAGCAACATATTTGTTTTCAAGCATGATAGAGTTTGGATGTGCAGGAATCAGGGTTACAGTTTCTGAATGTGTCACCAGCATTGGTGTGGTATATGTGCCTAGTACATCTGGGCTAACAGATCTGAACGTTCTGTTTCCAGACCCCTGACTTGGATCCACTAGGAAGCGAACAGTCACTGGAAGATGTTGAAAGTATTAATGAGTTTGAACCTTTATTTGCTGAGGAACAACCTGAAGCTGAGAAGCCTGTTGCTGCAGTGCAGGTTTGACTTAAATACCTACAGCTTATGTCAGAGGTTACTGCCTGCTGTTTGTTTGACTGTTTCTCCAAATGCAAACAGTGCTGTCTGTTTATGGTGGAGATTCTTAAACCCTCTGAACTGTGCTCAAGACAAGAGTCCTCACAGTCATGACTGATGGTTTGAGCATGAGTATACCCAGTCAGCTCTCTGCATGTTGTAGCAATGCCATGTTCTTAGGGAAACAGTCCTGCTTAAGCTTTTGTGTGTGACTCATAGCctgtatcccattccagtgtGAACAAAACTTTCTGACACTGAGCTTTAGGACTGAACAGTAACAAAtatgaaggggaaaagaagcGCTCGGTCAGTTTTCCTTGTCCTTTTAGAACCTTTTTCAGCATGGTCCTGTCTCTGAGTGAATATCATGGTCTTTTTAATAGAGATTCTCTGGAAACTTTGCTTGCTCTGTTCTCTAATATAACTTTCTATTTTTCAATCTCCTATTTTTAAAGCCCGTGTTTAACCTGGCAGAATACCACCAACTTTTTCTTGGCACTGAAAGAATAAGAGCTCCAGAGATCATCTTCCAGCCCTCCCTGATAGGAGAAGACCAAACCGGTATAGCAGAAACGATGCAATATGTACTCGAAAGGTGAGTTTACAGAGATACTGGGCATTTTCTTCAAACAAGCCTTTGTTTGAATACCAGCTTTTGCAATGCTGGTTATTTAACAGTACCTTGAGAAAAGCATGTTTGAGTAGTTCTTTTTTGGCAGGTTTGAGTGTTGAAGGTTAGAGATGCCTTTCTGTTCTGGGAACCACATCTAAGTTTCTGGTCGTCTGAGTCAGTGGTGTTAAAACTCTTTTTGTTATTCACTTGCATTTATTAAAGTTCTAGAGTGTAAACTGtcaatatatttatatgtatttattgatAAATCAGATACATGTGCTACTCAACTAACATATATATACGTTGTAAAACAAAAGTAGAAATTGAAGGATGAAACAAAGATTGAGTATTTTGTTAATGTTACAGAAACTAGTTTGGGCCCCACACTGCAACAGAGATGCTGACTTGTTTCAGGAGTGCATTCAgtgaagagcaacaaagctggtgaaggaaCTAGAAAACAAGATATCAGAgatggctgagggaactgaatTTAACTGGAGGAGTCTGAAGGGCAGGCATTGCTCTCTATGACTGAAACCACGCTGCTGCATGGAGGCTGTCGGTCTCTTTTTCTTGAGCAGTGAACTGATGGGACACAAGGAAATGGCTTGCAGTTGTGCCAGGGAGGCTGAGATCAGATATTGGGAAGAATTCATTCATGAAAGGGTAGGTAGGTTTTGGGACACTGTGTGAACTGgtgaattgccatccctggacATACTCAAGAGATGTGTGGACGTGTTGCTTAGAGATGTGGTTTAGTTGTGGACTTGGCAGTGttaggttgatggttggactcaataatCATGAAATCACTGAGACTGGAAGAGATCcttatggttctatgaaaagGACTTCCCGCACAGCAGTACATTGTCTTGTACACATCCTGCTTTGAAGACCACTGATCCAAACTGTTGTAGAAGTAAACAAAGAATCCTTGCAAAAATATCTATCCCTTAAAACAATAAGGTATCAGTCTCTCTCTGTAAGACCAAAGTCAGTGATGTTTGTAAGTTATCAAACTCTAGGAGTACATGAGGTCACGTTTTCCAGGAAGTAAGAACTCCAGCTCTACTGACTTGTTGATTTATGTGGATACAGTTCAGAGTGCTCTGAGGATTTTCTTCTGCCCATCCCCTGAATTTACAGAAGCCTAATGAACACGGGGTTTCATGCCAAGTGAGGTGGAGAAAATTTCTCAAAGTATGAACCTTGAAGacaaactgttgtgtttttcccTGGTAGCTGCTCAGTTCAGAGAAGTAATGTTCCTGAAAGATagaatttgtgggtttttttctcccttgtagGTATTCAAAAGAGCAACAAGCTGTTCTTGTCCAGAATGTTTTTCTCACTGGTGGAAATGCAATGTATCCTGGACTAAAAGCCAGAGTCCAGAAAGAACTCCTTGAAATGAGGCCATTCCAGTCATCTTTTCAGGTACACGTACTGATATAACGTTTTCATGAATAGCCGTTcatctgtgtggaaaaaatagtTCAGGCTGGGAGAAGTACAGAGTGGGCGTCCTCAGAGCATGGGAATGGAGCATGTTTGTTTTATGAGAAGGCAGAtgacagtttttgtttttgaccTGAGAGAATGAGGCtggaacaaagaaaagcagttggTCTTTCTGAATCCAGTAGAAAGAGTAGAATTGCCTTGGAGGAGTTGCTAACTGTGCACTCACAAGAAAGCACGTTTGGCTGAATGTCTGTAAATTGGGACAGTTACTTTCTGAAACAATCAGCCTTTGTTAGGAATCATTGCTGGGAAAAACTGGGCTCGCTTGGAAATGAAGTTACTTGGTATCCTTACAGGTAAAAACAATCTGGAATTAGCAGCAAAAAGTGTCTTAGAAACCTATGAGAAAAGAagagctttcttctttccattcaaATGTCCTGTGCTGTGGTTCTATCAGAAATGTCATTTCATTGATATTATTTATAGTGCTTACAGGGTGCCTTGTTCAGCCAGCTTAtagctgcagcaggaagcattttATGCTACAGTAATAAGAATCATTTAAATGGGAGCATGAATCTactccagaagagaaaaaagagccCGTGGAAGGAGCACATGTAGTCTTTTTCCCACACAGTGTGCTTTCTTAGCTTGCAGTATTCCACCGTACTACTTCAAGCAAGTAGGAAGCATTGCTAGAGCTCAATACCTGTTTTGCCTTGCTCTTCCAGCATTGGCTTTGAGCTGTTAGTGCTGCTGGTTGTGAATGTGATGCGTGCTCGTGCTCTGGAAGCTGTAGAAACTCAGCAGTTTTATGGGGAATTGATCCGAAGGTGAAAACATGCTTCAAATCCTTTCCTGAAATCACTTTCAGAAGCACTGAATTACCAGCTCGAACTTTGGAAATTGTGACTTGCATTGTAACTGGAGTAAAAAGGGCTTTTCTCTCCTGTGTTTAGATCTTAAACAAGCTGGGGTTGTCCTGCATTTGATGttcttgtgttttccttccaggTTCACCTTGCTTCCAGTCCCATTTTAGATGCCTGGTACGGGGCTCGGGATTGGGCAGTAGAACACATGACCCGTGAGGAAGGTTGGATTACCAGAAAAGACTATGAAGAAAAAGGGGGAGAATACCTCAAGGAACACTGTGCCTCAAATGTCTACGTGCCCATCCGCCTTCCAAAGCAGGGCCCAAGGACTACAGAGGCATTGGCACCCAGCAGGGCACTGGCAGCTGGTACAGGCAATCCTTGTGAGCAGGCGTAGTGGTGATGAGCCTTTGTAACAGACCCTCCCATGGAGGGAaccatgcaaagaaaaaagctgatgctctgcagcctgagctgtgtgTAGAGCAGAAGCCTTGGGCTCTCCCTGTTGGCTGCTCTGGGAGTGCAGAATGTCTCATCTGTTGCTTGAAAGAGAAGTGCTACTCTGGAGCATCAGCTGGAGTGATTGTAATGGATAGTACTGCTTCTGCATAGCGCAGGAAATTGGATCAACAAGGCAGAACGCAGGAAAAATGCATTCCAGAGGAAAATACTCTCTTATGAACTTGTATGATAAGACTCAGGgttctttgaaaatgtttgtgggtatttttttaattaaagtttaCTGGTTCTCATGGCACAGCCCAGAAGCTGGGCCTGTATTGCACGAGTCAGTCCAGCAGGTGTCTCCATTGCTCGTTGAAGCAAGCTGTTGTGAAGCTGTGCTATAGGGGCTGCTCTGCCTACAGCCTCCTCCTGATACTTCCTGGACTCATGTCCTGTTTGATGTCCATCCTGCTACGTGCTTCTGGTAAACCACGGCATGATCAGTGGGGTTTCAGACACTTCTGAATTCGTCAGCTGCTGGCATCTTGGTTAAAAGTAGAGGTGTGATCACATAGAACACAGCTCAGCTGTAAAGGAAGAGCCCTCCTTAAAGCACAGACCAGAAGGAATGCTGAGTCCTGTGGAGTCTGCAGGTGATTTTGCAGGAGCGGAGGCTGAGCAGGGCAGCTCTCAACAGGTGTGACTGTGCTGCTCTTTGAAAGCTGGCTGGGAGCACCTGCATATTACAGAGCTTGTTGCAGCTGATCTGTAGCTATATTTCATGATGCACAATACGTTGGCTTCCTCCATTAGAAGCCTCCTGGTAGCACGTTCTCCTGAAACCATTAGTGTCAGCCATGTTATAACAATGGTGGGAAAGAGGACAGATTGTCCCCTAGCAGAAATCCCTTGCCATGCTTAATGTGCTCTCAGTACTAGAAAGGGTGCCAACATGAGTGTAGTCAGGGTTGTTAGCTGCCTCCGAAGGTCAGATTTACCTTTTGACTTGAATTGCTTCTGAATTGTTGGCACTGTGACTAAATCAGAGGATGGTCACTGAAAATCTTGTTAGCAAAAAAGCCAACGTTTTGCTTTATCACTGACGTGTTGCAGTGATTCGAGCTCTTTAACAGGTACAGCAATAAGCAGGTATTTGAGTGATTGTATGTTGCTGGAAAACACAGGTTTGCAGCCAGGCCCCTGTCCTGCACAGCATGCTCCAGCTGAGGTTTAACTCAGTTCTTGCACTGAACAACTTGTTGCTTTCCCAAAAGAATAATCAGTGCTAAGTGCTGGACTGAAATCTAAGCAAACACCAGCAGTTTTGGCAAGTGCCCTAAAGCTAAAGTGTTAGGCTGGAAAAAGTAGGACTATGAGGAAACTATCTGGGCCATAATTGGTATCAGGAGGGTAAGCAGGTGGTGGCTTCCAGTCAGTCCCGTGAGAGCTGCGGAGCATTGAGATAAGTTATCTTGCTGAGTCAAAACAAAGGGTGTGAGATACGTATTGATGCTGAAGTGTTCAGTTTATTGCCATAGGATGTGGTACACACATAGCAAAAATCTTAACCAGAGCCATGACTTTAAGAAAAGCTGAATGTGTCAGATGCTGAGGTCCCTCACACTGAGGTCGCAGCTGTGTGCAGAAGTTAAATGCATTCATATGTTGTTCAGAGACTGTAATGGGGGAAGTGGTGCGGACCTGCTCTACTGCCCGGTTCCTGGCACTGGTTTCTCCCTTTGGCCTCATCTTAACTGAttgggaagaaggaggaggagaagggagctTGCTGCCTGTAGCTAGGACCAGCAATCCAGGTTGGAGGCTGTCCCAGGCTGCCTCAAGGCCTGCCGCTTTTCAAGAACATTGAAGGCAATTTGAGGTGTTCAAAGAATGTGGAAAAACATGCTGTGCTGAGATGCAGAAATGTTACACCCCACCAAAGCGCTtcttttgggttttcttttgttgagCTGGGCTGAGGTGGTGTCCCATCCCATTTGACCTCTTTCTGACCCATTTCTAGCTGTCACGGTGGGCAGAATGCTCACGGTGTTGATGCTTGGCCAAACTGTTCCAACCATTTTGCTTATGGAttgagagcagagctgtgtaaTGCAGCAAAGAGTTGCCAAGTCAGCTGCTTCGACTGCTTCCAGGAAGCATGATTTTATAATCTAAATATTAGCTGTTAATTTGTTACTTTATCCCTGTAATAACTGGGGTATCTAATGAACTTGGGCAATACAATTGCAGTCACAAGCTGTGCTAAACGTGCTGGTGTCGTTTAATTGCTTGGAACAGCAACGTTAAAAGGGTGGACGTTGGAAAGCAGGATTGATTTTTACCAGCTGAAGTTTGCTTCCCCGGTTTGTTCTGCTGAAGTGCTACGTGagtggtgctggtggtggcacAAAGGTTGAAGGAGCGCGTGGTGCTGAGGGCAGGaggaagcagtgctgctttgggcAGTGCTGTTAGTTGAAGTTCTCCTGGATGTTGATCTGCTCTTTGTGATGGAGTATTGTCTGGCTGTGTGGGGAGCTATAGGAGGAACTGTTACTGGAGGGGAAGAAATACAGCTCTGTGGACAGGAGTGTGCAGGTGATGCCACTGTGAGGGCCTTTGCCAGGTGCTCAGTGGGCTGTGTAGAGCTGCATGCTATGATGGCAGCCTTGTGGTCAGCAGCGTGTTTATCCTCACAGGTGTCCTGCAAGCTGACAAGTGCAGTTGCCAGCCTGAGTTGGTTGAGTGGTCTGTAGCTGGTCCTCAGTACTTGAGGTTCAAAGCAGCCCACAGCCTTATTATACAACTGAGTTATCACCCAATTCAGGTCAAAGAATACGAAAGTAGGAGTTGCAATTTATCAGGCTATTTAATCTAAACTGGGTTCCACCTTTCACAGGGTCCCTAAGATCTGCTCGGAGTGGGAACACCACGTCAGTGAGGAGCCCTGGGGACTAAACACGGCTCACGTGTCCCATGTCCCAGATTTCCGCTtgggctgtgagcagggctgtgagcagggccTGCTTTTGGTCTTCAAGGCTTCTTATGTTTCCTGTGCCACGACGACTtcaaacacaaaccattcttTGCTAGATCTCTGCTAGGACACCAACATTAGAACTCCTTGCTCCAATTATTAATCTTCAGGATAGTTAATGTGCTGGGTAAGACAGCATtgcagaagaaagaggagatgCCCGTGAACTGTCACTTAAAATATAGGATTATCCCTCCCGAGACAGCCTGCAATGCTCATGTAGCAGCCAGGCGTAAAGCAGAACTTTTGAAGCTTGTGTGGGATGAGCAGGGGAAGGCAGACTGCTGTAATGGATTTAACGTTATCCCCCAAGTCAGATGGTGGGATTTCCACCCTGGTTCGACACGtcaggcacagagcagctgctctgagtCCCATTATTCACTCCCACTGCCACTCGTTGAGTGTGAGCTTCAACAGAACTGCTCGGCCTGAAGTGGTTCAGACTGCAGTTTGCTGCCGTGTTTTGCCAACAACTCTCCGTGCTGCATTTTGCTCTCTCCTTCCAGATGCTCAGCTTcccatgctttgctgctgcacacCTTTTAGTCTGCGTCTGAGCCCAGCCTTGGCTCTTAGGACATCAAAGTGGCATCAGTTtctatgttttctgttttcaattgCATTGTTTCTTCTACTTCCTTAGGGATCTTCCCTTTTTGGAGCAGTGGGCTTGCTTTCCATTTCCTAAGGCAGTAGAGACCATAATGAGAGTACTAGATCGAGAGCCAGGAGGCCTGCCTTCATTTTCATCTCTATTTACTCCTGACAAGCCAGtttgtgcttgtttgctttgaCCTTGCTTCTGTGCCTCAGCGTCTATAACAGCAAAATTAACCCGAGAGTCGTGCTGGTAGAGGCTGCTCACACTGTGTAACAGTTGCAGATGACAGGAAGGCTGagatgggggctgtgggggcggggggaggtCAGATAAAACCCTGGGGAGTTGGTGCATGCTTCATGCTCAGTCGGGCCAGGTGCAGGTGGGAATCTTCTAACCACTTAGTGTCTGGAGCTGAATGGGGCACGCAGTGCTATAAGAATCACTCTGTGCTTGTCTTATTCTTCAGCAATTGCTGTTGATTGCCGTCAGAATATGGAACAAACTGGGTTTATGGTCTGACTCAGAAGCTTTTGTGATCTCAGAATTCCCAGTCTTGGACAGGATTTATCTGTTAATTTATTTCAGGACTGAGGTGAAGAACGAAGTGTTTTCTCTATCTGCCAGGAAATACAATGAATAGAAGCGATGCGCTGGTGGGGAAAACGTGTTTCATGTTGTCAGTCAGGTTCCTTGTAGGCATCCAGGCTCTTGTGTTCCCAAGAGCTGTGCTCAGGCTGTTGACCCAAGAGGAAGCTCATCCCCAGGGGCAGCTCAGGGCACCGCTCTTGATGGCTCTGGCTGTGCTTCACAGCATGCAAGGTTAAGCGTGGCTTCATTCAAAACCCACTGAATCCCAGAGAAAAGAGACCTTTGGAAAGGACGGCATTGAAGCTCCTTGCTTTTGGAAGATGTGAGATACCTGAACTTCATTTATGGTAATAAAGCAGGAAATGGAGCCTGACTCACTGACACTTGTTCTGCAGCCTGACCTGCTGGGtgaggagcagccctgggggTGCCCTGAGGGCTGGCAGCCACGAGCTGTTCCCTGCTCAGCTCCAGACATCATTCTGTTTGCTCTCTGTCTGTATAACCTGTTGTCAGCACTCCAAAAGCAAAATACCTTTACGGTGTCCCCAGCTGTTTTTATAGGCTGTATCCACAGTAACCTGGATTCCGCCATGGCTTTTTAGGCTCGCAGAGGGTGTTACCAGGTAGATTCCATCTGCCAGCTCTGGCTTTGAGCACTCAGTAAGCTTCTTGCATAGCTTGTTGAGTATtaggaaaagcagctctgatTGCTGAATGCGGCAGggctgcttttttgtgtgtgtgtgtcatctTTAAACTCAGTTTTCTGCCCCTTGGGTTGGACGTGTTGCATTAGCAGGATGCTCCCGGCTGCTGTTGTTTCTCAGCACTACGAAATGCATTTCCAGCCCCGACCCTTAGATCActataatttcattttccatgcCGCAGCTTGGTTAAAACATACCCCGCTCCTCCTCTCACCCCCAGATTCCTGCCACATACCTGGCATTCCTTCATCTTAATGAGATGAGGGAGTGGGGGATTTCACCCTCCTGGAATTTTAGAGGAATACTAAGTGGATTTCTCATGAAAAGTCCCATTTAGGATCTAAATCTCTCCAGAAGGTCACCTCGCATGGCAAACTTTGCTACTGGTGGCAGTTTGTAGCTCCTTGTTCAGTCACCGCTTTCTGCTCTGGCTGTGGTGCAGGTGTTGCAGTGATGGAGCGAGCTGCTGGGTGGAGGCTGAGCTCTGATCT
This genomic window from Excalfactoria chinensis isolate bCotChi1 chromosome 15, bCotChi1.hap2, whole genome shotgun sequence contains:
- the ACTR5 gene encoding actin-related protein 5, producing MAAGRVFTFRDARWAPDPVLAPSAAVRSPQPVPLVIDNGSFQTRAGWAAADPSVPAEPLLRFRSLAARSRGARGGAGAETQVGNDLGSPEPLRWLLRSPFDRNVPVQLELQELLFDHVFQRLGVSSQGCVDHPIVLTEAVCNPLYSRQMMSELLFECYQVPKVSYGVDSLYSFYHNRRQDWPCSGLVISSGYQCTHILPVLEGRLDAKNCKRINLGGCQAAVYLQRLLQLKYPGHFAAITLSRMEEILHEHSYIAEDYTEELQKWRSPEYYENNVHKMQLPFSNKLLGSTLTSEEKQERRQQQLRRLQELNARRREEKLHLDQERLDRLLYVQELLEDGQMDQFHKALVELNMDSAEELQSYINKLSLAIEQTKQKILQAEVNIEVDVVDSKPETPDLDPLGSEQSLEDVESINEFEPLFAEEQPEAEKPVAAVQPVFNLAEYHQLFLGTERIRAPEIIFQPSLIGEDQTGIAETMQYVLERYSKEQQAVLVQNVFLTGGNAMYPGLKARVQKELLEMRPFQSSFQVHLASSPILDAWYGARDWAVEHMTREEGWITRKDYEEKGGEYLKEHCASNVYVPIRLPKQGPRTTEALAPSRALAAGTGNPCEQA